One Silene latifolia isolate original U9 population unplaced genomic scaffold, ASM4854445v1 scaffold_462, whole genome shotgun sequence DNA segment encodes these proteins:
- the LOC141639587 gene encoding WEB family protein At2g38370 produces MAEEGETLEIGKSQVEEIGMLSRAEIDTSAPFQSVKQAVSMFGALGFWKPLHSQNSISQLLSSDAEEMDVARVEEQAAELAQELKLKERDTLEVLKELESTKLMVEELRLKLQKEEATAKLNIMTDVSYEKLPFAQGDEKEEEKENNPNLSFQKLPGSSNPGLASPPSLVLIELKQAKWNLTKTTNDLAEIRASVELYNKKIERERTALEKTRERLRSSTSKISSLEDEISQTKSALQESDSASIKEGPHGGKDVMLELQRLNTEAEKYKKIGEAAKSQVMKVMLQIEQTKAKIKTAELRLVAARKMKEAARAAESVAIGEIKALEKSSNSSLGVLEERNENVTLTLEQYTFLKGKASDAEQSSNLRVLEAMHQVHEENVCKVDIMKRVDEAMEEVKTSKQALEDALDRVEAANSAKLAVEEALRKWRSENGERRRSIQNNTKFKNPCPSNRRRDSWMLDLNGITLVGESNTPVLKPNLSIGQILSNKLLITQEFESGKSSRKSKVSLGQMLGKPNVELSSAWKMEKGDGDPKKLLVKRKKLGFPRFSVLLPKKSQKQKPKKVARLNFLASGCKGMLQEVEQLAAPKI; encoded by the exons ATGGCAGAAGAAggggaaaccctagaaattgggaaATCTCAAGTTGAAGAAATTGGGATGTTGTCGAGGGCGGAGATTGACACTTCTGCACCATTTCAGTCTGTTAAACAAGCTGTTTCTATGTTTGGTGCTCTTGGCTTTTGGAAACCTCTTCACTCTCAAAACTCTATTTCCCAACTACTG TCAAGTGATGCTGAAGAGATGGATGTTGCAAGAGTAGAGGAGCAGGCAGCGGAATTAGCCCAAGAGCTAAAATTAAAAGAAAGGGATACACTTGAGGTGCTAAAGGAACTTGAGTCAACCAAGTTAATGGTTGAGGAACTTAGGTTGAAGCTACAAAAGGAAGAAGCTACTGCCAAACTGAACATTATGACTGACGTATCTTATGAGAAACTGCCCTTTGCCCAAGGAGAtgaaaaagaagaggaaaaggaGAATAATCCTAATCTTTCATTTCAGAAGTTACCAGGGAGTTCAAACCCTGGGTTGGCTTCGCCCCCAAGTTTGGTCTTAATCGAACTTAAGCAGGCCAAGTGGAACCTTACTAAAACAACAAACGATCTGGCTGAAATTCGAGCATCTGTTGAACTATACAACAAAAAGATTGAGAGGGAAAGGACTGCTCTTGAGAAAACCCGTGAAAGGTTGAGATCAAGTACATCGAAAATTTCATCTCTTGAAGACGAGATTAGCCAAACCAAGTCAGCGCTACAAGAATCTGACAGTGCTAGTATTAAAGAAGGTCCACATGGCGGCAAAGATGTTATGTTGGAGCTGCAACGGTTAAATACCGAGGcagaaaaatataaaaaaataggAGAGGCTGCCAAATCCCAAGTCATGAAGGTCATGTTACAAATTGAGCAGACAAAGGCAAAGATAAAAACAGCGGAACTCAGATTGGTTGCTGCCCGAAAAATGAAAGAAGCTGCTAGGGCAGCGGAATCTGTTGCCATAGGAGAAATCAAGGCTTTAGAGAAGAGCAGTAATTCTTCATTGGGTGTTCTCGAGGAACGAAATGAAAACGTTACTCTTACTCTTGAACAGTATACTTTCTTAAAGGGCAAGGCTTCTGATGCTGAACAGTCTTCTAATCTTAGAGTCCTTGAGGCCATGCATCAAGTACATGAAGAAAATGTGTGTAAAGTGGATATCATGAAGCGAGTAGATGAAGCCATGGAAGAAGTGAAGACTTCCAAGCAGGCTTTAGAAGACGCTCTCGATCGAGTCGAAGCTGCAAATAGTGCTAAGCTAGCCGTTGAGGAGGCACTTAGGAAATGGAGATCCGAGAATGGGGAGAGAAGACGCTCTATACAAAATAACACCAAATTCAAAAACCCATGCCCATCCAATCGTAGGAGAGACTCTTGGATGCTTGATCTGAATGGTATCACGCTTGTAGGGGAATCCAATACTCCGGTTTTGAAGCCTAATTTGTCAATTGGGCAAATACTTAGCAATAAACTTCTGATAACTCAAGAGTTCGAATCTGGAAAAAGCTCCAGAAAAAGTAAGGTGTCATTGGGCCAAATGCTTGGAAAACCGAATGTTGAACTATCATCTGCATGGAAGATGGAGAAAGGGGATGGAGATCCTAAGAAACTTCTTGTGAAAAGGAAGAAGTTAGGTTTTCCTCGATTTTCGGTGCTCTTGCCTAAGAAAAGCCAGAAACAGAAGCCAAAGAAAGTTGCAAG GTTGAACTTCCTCGCTTCCGGATGCAAAGGAATGTTGCAAGAAGTCGAGCAGTTAGCTGCGCCTAAAATATAA